One Citrus sinensis cultivar Valencia sweet orange chromosome 5, DVS_A1.0, whole genome shotgun sequence genomic window, aatatttttatccaaaactTCCGACATTGCCTAtctttccaaaaaaataacaagaacaACTGAAATCGTTCCTGTAGTACTAGTAAATATGCATATTCAATAATTCCTGACAGACCTCGAGAGATCTAATAATACTCTTTAGTCTccagttttatatatattgatgtGTATTTCCTAAGAGGGTGTTGTTATTGTAAGCTTCCACTTCATCTCTTTGATATAATCACTTGACTTGGAAGATAATTATGGTAATTCCCATAATTTTttggagagaaaataaataaattataggaatttaaaacaataattttaatacactGTAGGACAAAGAGTCATGCTAAGTATCACAACATCTAAGTTCTAATTTGAGTCTCAATTAATGTAATATTCATTCATTAGATAGtgttaagtaattttataaaaatttcatcatttaataaatgagtgaCACGTGACTTTGAGACTCAAATGTTGATATCCtgtattatttatcttttaacttgtAGTAAAGAATtacattattgtaaaattactcATATATATAGAATATATATGACACGAATAGATGGGATTCAATTTGAGTTTAAATGAATCAAGTTTATATTAAAgtttattaggaaaataaGTACCATATCTATTTCAAAAGTAAATAGCAAcgagttcaaaaaaaaaaaaaagaccacTTAATTCATTTTGTTAAGCTGAATGCATACGCATAAAAAATAGGAATATTGGTTGTAGAAACAATGCTCACAgctttgatttaaaaataaacaacctttaatttatttatttattccaaaagaaataaagatacCGTAATCATCCTCCAAGTCAAGtgattgtataaaaaataaaaagctgtAAGTGCTCGTGTTGTGATTAGTTGAAGCGAATTCCACAGAAATCCAAATCCAGCAAggcataaaatgaaaacacatCAATCCACGCAATCattattgatcaaattttcTTCGTATGAACAAGTACACGAAATATCGATCACCGGAATTGCTATTGCAAATCAATGGAGCATTATTCCTCTAACTatgaaaagcaaaaaaaaaaaaaaacaaatcttcCTCTTCCTGTTTGTAATCGATGATGACTTAATCACTAACCCATAATTACAGTAGCACAAACCATCAACTAACGCATTCTGTCAAGTATTTAAAGCATATTGGTTAATTCGTCTTTGCTTTCGCGAGCATTGCTAGGGTAAATGCAACCCTTATAGCCTACAAATAACAAAAGAGTGAATTATAAGCATCGTGATTAACCATGAAAAGGTATAATGAAggatataaataattaatgttaggaaaaaaaattgtgtttgtGTACAAGAGAAAACTTACTAGGATCTTTGGATGATAGGGTGGCAGTTTTTGAAAAGTCACAGTCCCATGCATTGCGTCCATTAGTTTGATGGTGAAGATTCATGGCATATGCAGCATGTGATGCTAATGTATCGGGCTCAAAGCAAGCCCCTCCAGGAGCAATCGGACTGCAGTCAATCCCTCGTCCGCAAGCATAATCAATATTTGCCTGCAGCTGCTTATTCGTGACGCCTTCCTTTGGCACACACCACATTGCTTTGTTTGGTGCACCCGGGTTCTCCTGAATTTAGTTGTTAATAACGCAATAACAAATTAACTTGAATATTACTAGCTAGTTGCTTTAGTTAATTTCTATGtagttaaaattaattctcacTTTGTTATTCTTTAGGAGGCCAACATCAAAATTTGCAGTGCGATCAGGCTTGAACAACCCAAACGATCTCTCAGAAATAGGCCCTTGTTTCAAATTCTCATCGTATAATGCAAAGAGATAAGTATCAGTTGTCTTCCCAGGCATCAATGGAGTCCCGGCCTTGGACCGAAGATGGGTTATCAAGCCACTGTAATAATCCTTGGCCTTATCAATGGTTGCCCAAGGTTCTTTGTCGTCTCCTTTGGATGGCCATCCAGTCTCAGTAACCACTATCTCAACATTGTTATATCCCAAAGAGTTCAACGCAGAACGTGCTGCATCCACCTacaaaacttttcaaatatttttgtacGCCCATCTatatgtaatataattaagcatgcatacatacatacattacGTACGTctatacaattaatatttttcatttatataatcaTTAACTGAAATTTGTCGAAAAAGAATAacgatttaattatataaacataTTGTACCTGAGCATCAAACATGTTCatgtatttaatgttattGTTTGGATCAACTCGCCCAGCATTGACTTGAAACAAACAATAAGCTAAATAACCAGGTCTAGGATCACTGTTGTAAGCGTAGTATGGATACGGATTGATAGCAAAAGGCGAACCGGTGGCATTATTAAATCCAAGGAATCCTTTCATAACATCTACAAGCCAGGTTTGAAACTTTCCCGAAGAGGGCGGGTCAGAGTGAGAAAGCACGGACATTGAATGCACAGTCGAGACCTTAATTTTACCGCCGAGAGAGGCAGCATCCAATGCATTTTGCATATTTTGCATTGCGGGTAGAAGctgttttctaaaattttcgTCGAGAGAGACCTCGTTACCAACCATTATAAGGAAGATATTGCTTGCGGGGTAGAAGGGTAGGACATTGGTGTTTATCCAAGTTTTTGCAGCATTCGGATCCGAGGCTAAGGCAGGGATTTCACTGTTTTGTGTTCCAACAACAATGTCGATTCCGCTATTGGCCAAGGCTTTGATCATGGGAATGTCGGGGTTGTATAATCGGATCTTCTGTATAGACGTTGATTGTAGTAGCTTTACCGTGTCTTCTGGTGATGGCAGGTTGTCCCCTAAATTCCCATAGTTTATGCCTATAAAGGGCTCTGACCCTGCACAAGCAATCGGAGTGTTTCGTTTTCTAAtcgtaaataaataaataaataaatacaacagAAAGGTgaattttaaacaataaataaaatgaaccTTGGGCTTAGCCCAAGCGGCTAGAGCCGAAGCCTCCGCAGACGTACTGCAggagtttaatttaaatgtccTTCCTTGGAGTCACAGAGCTTGAGTGAAGGCAGTCTTTCTCCCAGGCTGAGAGTTgacatccctcgaatatttgagagggtgaAAAATCTGAGCAGTGCTATATCAGCATTGATGTCAACAGgtctcaatatatatatatatatatatatatatatatatatatatatatatatatatataattgtactGGCAGTCTTTCTCCCAGGCTGGAAGTTGACATCTCTCGAAATTTGAAAGGGTGAAAAATCTGAGCGGTGTCATATCAGCATTGATGTCAATAGGTctcagtatatatatatatatatgattgtacGTATCAGTTATACTCTCgtataatatgagttgtaatttgagcaatattctcatatcatcaaaaaaataataataatataaaatggtTGGAACTTGGAACTACAACAATTAGGAGTTTGTGTTGCTAAGTGCCAAATAACAAGTTTGtttgttataataaaatatgaatgtTTGCACTAGAGTACTCGTGATACAAAATTGTTCAAAACGAACCTAAAACTGaagatttaattgaattaaatttcacAATGTCTAGAAACTAATAACTTACTTGCAATATTTATGCCAATTAAGATGTTAAGAAGGATGTATAGTGAAGCATCAGGAAGAAATGCCATGGCTAATTAAAGCTGACTCTGTTTTTGTGACTTTCGAATTTGAAGCGGCAATATATAAGACAAGGGAGTTTAAGGGTAGAATTGTAAAAGACCAATTTGTGCGGAGCTAAAACCTTTGAAAAGTAATGGGaagaataaaagtaataataataataataataaaagaacaagaagCCGGAGTGCGGAGCAGCATATAGTTCTCCATTTTTACCGATTTTACGTTTGCATATGGACAAGAATGAAAAGTCAAGTCTAGTCTCTTGACTTCTTCAGAGTTTAATCATGTAAATGCCCTAAACGTTTATCCGTAAAGCTTATTTCGGTACATAAATGCCATAAATTTGAAGCACTTGGAACTAAGTTTTAATTCCagcaattattttcttataaactccAGAAGATCTGCAATCACCAGTCAATTCTTGTCCATTACAAATCCTTGCATGATTACCAAACTAAATATGTTACCGATATCAATCTTCAATAATAGtgtaaaaatacaaattaggAAACACAAacaaagttgattttttttttaaatggaataATACTGTTAGTTGTTTGAAGATACATCTTAATCAGTCATAGTAGATAGATATTTGAAATTGTTAAACAAGACCcttatttaaatgaatcatttgATTAAGCAcaatatttctatttaatttttgcattACTTTACTTCCTTACTGATCACATCATTTAGAAATTGAATGACTTCTCCTTCAAGGTTTTAGCAGTGTCTTTTAAGACTCACTTTTAAGTGGATCATGCCTAAACTCTTTGCTGTTTCCTCAGAAACCTGGTATTTCATCCTTGGTATCTTCAAATCTGCCATCAACAAATGCACATATGATTTTGGTTATTGGGAAAAGAAACcgcaaataatttttttgatatgattttattcGATGCAGTATGCATGAAGTTGATCCTAAGTCTTAACATGTACAATTGAACGAACATTGGAGCCGACCTCCAAATATCTATCATTAATCTTACTGCAATAGTTTTCTTTTCCCGCTTCTCAAAGAGAACACGTATACAATTTGCATGAAAATAAactgagaaaaagaaaaattgaaaatactaCCAAATCTTATTTTACTGGAAGTTGCAGGGAAGAGGGTAAATGTAATGTTGGTGCAAAATGTTCAAAACCTCGGAAATCTTTCAGATATCAGATATCTACCGTTAGCTATGAAGACTTCATAAAGGGCTTGAATGGTTgcaatttctatttttattggatATACACATagatatacatacatatatgtacacacgcacacacaatTGAATGTTATCATTTATGAGATTGAGAATCAGCTCCACAGATAAAACTAGGTTTGGCTATAAGAAAGAATCGATTACTTCCAGGCAACCTCTTCGGCTAAGGTATTTGAAAGTGCACACTGGAGCTGATGACAATCAGAAGAAATTACCTGTAATGAAAAGGAACGAGATAAATGTATATTACAGGATGATCCTTCATTTCATCTAAGCATGACTTGTCGTCATTTACAATTATAGAAAATAGATGACATGTCGAAATACATTACTCTGGAGTGAAAATTATCTGACCCGTCGTTTATaatatgcatatatattaatttgtgttGAAAACCAGATGTTTGAGTTCAAATCTGaagcaaaaaatttaatttcatctaTTTGCTGAAACTAAAAATGACACAATTGTTAATGCATATTGGACCTATTCgatttacaattatatataactATCTGGTTTGGAAACTAATGGATATATAAATAATCGGAAAAGAATGGCGGGcttgactaaaaatgaaattccACCTTAATCTCATTTTATAGCTGTTAGATTCCTTATATGATGTAATAAGCAAAATCTACTTTTGACCTTTTGCGATCTCTCAGTTAgtaaatcaaaattacataaaacaaataagCCAAGTGCAATTTTTCTCCACACTACAAACTGGATTCCgaaactaaatttacttgaatTATTTT contains:
- the LOC102621556 gene encoding glucan endo-1,3-beta-glucosidase 7, producing MAFLPDASLYILLNILIGINIARSEPFIGINYGNLGDNLPSPEDTVKLLQSTSIQKIRLYNPDIPMIKALANSGIDIVVGTQNSEIPALASDPNAAKTWINTNVLPFYPASNIFLIMVGNEVSLDENFRKQLLPAMQNMQNALDAASLGGKIKVSTVHSMSVLSHSDPPSSGKFQTWLVDVMKGFLGFNNATGSPFAINPYPYYAYNSDPRPGYLAYCLFQVNAGRVDPNNNIKYMNMFDAQVDAARSALNSLGYNNVEIVVTETGWPSKGDDKEPWATIDKAKDYYSGLITHLRSKAGTPLMPGKTTDTYLFALYDENLKQGPISERSFGLFKPDRTANFDVGLLKNNKNPGAPNKAMWCVPKEGVTNKQLQANIDYACGRGIDCSPIAPGGACFEPDTLASHAAYAMNLHHQTNGRNAWDCDFSKTATLSSKDPSYKGCIYPSNARESKDELTNML